The Toxorhynchites rutilus septentrionalis strain SRP chromosome 1, ASM2978413v1, whole genome shotgun sequence genome contains the following window.
AGGAAAGAAAAGTGGAAAACTCACAACTATCTCTACTAGCtacaactatccatctatatcatggaacaaaataataacaataacCAAAACATAAAGAACATAAAAGCGAATGCTTTCACTGGTAAAATATGGGTGCGGCACCTTCCATCCACTGTATGTATTGTGTTCCGAGGGAAAAAAACAGTGCGATCTCCAAACGAGGCAGTATCCATTTCCCAAGCCCTAAATATAGACTAGAATGGTGTGTTTTCTCCCATTCAGAAAAGCAGACATAGATGAAATAATACttattcgaaaaaaacatatcGATACAGTGGGGCGCACTGAACATTTCAACGAAGATAAAATGTTTGTACTACCCTACACATTTACACGACGAGCACTGTTGATCTCTGCCAGAATATGTGATCAGCAGTGAGTCGGTCATGTCTACGCGGGGGTGGGAGGTAAATAAAAGCGGATCCAAAAACCTGACTGGAAGCACTTGTTTTTCCTTATTCTTCTATTCTTACATCATCCCAATAGCAGCTGGGGGTACGGTTGCACTTTTTTGTGTCAGATCACTCTCTGATACGATCGCTTTCACAAACTCCTTGACCTTttatgtacaatttgttgtggcCTTTTGAATCTTGTTTCCAACAATGGCAACGCGCAAGAGTTCGCTGCCGCACCTTATAGGTTGATCATATGTGTGACACAGTTTCAAGACCTATTGCTACATATACACAATATCATTTCATGTATACTATTTCTTCACACTATCTTAACTAGGTAATAAAAATATGCATCTATCGACTATTAGAACATTGTTGGATTGTTCGCGTCGATCACTTTtcctttttgtttgtttttaactCCTTCCGCGTTTTGAACCCACGAAAACCGGCTTGAATCTTGGTGGCCGCTTCGGTGGCCATCTTCTGCCGTTTACGCACCAGAAATCCTCTAATTCCCGCCTGAATTTTTGTAGCCGAGTTGTCCTCCAGACTCGCTGAATGTTTCTTGCCCGCCTTTGGCGATCGCTGTTGGCCAGCCACAGAGGAGCCACCAACACCGCTCGTGCCACTGGTGGATTTATTCTGCCTCATCTGCTTGCGCACCCGATAGCCGCGGAAGCCAGCCTGAATTTTGGTCGCAGCATCGTCCTCCGAATGGGACGAGTTGGGCGAACTCGGTTGGATATGCATTTCGTTCACTACAGGCTTCAGAGTGTCCACAAGAGTGTCCAACGCGTAACGCTGATCGTTTTTCAGCTTGAAGATGATTGCTAACTCTTAGGCTTATTTTCAAACAGACAGATGGCTCACACAAGCGCGCTCGGATTTTATCGTTCTTCTTttggaattaaaattttatgttcaAACGCTTCGTGCGACGGATGCACACTGAATGAGATTTGAGAGCTGACGAGTGGTTAAGCCGTGAAAAGTTTGAACCAagttgaatgagaatgagagaCAAATACCCGCTCTTTGGGTTTAACCGCGAGTAATAGCATGGGGCATAGCGCGGATGAGAAGCTTGGAGACATCCACatccccaaaaaaaaattgtttaaatcttGAATAGAATAATTTCATCCTTTTCAAGGATACTGTCGTTTATCTATAAATGAGCAAACGACGTTCGAATCGAATTATTCCATATTATGATGGTCTGTTCTTATCTATGAACTGATCGTACCAAACAATGCTTTCTCTCATGTCTTCACTGTAAGCGCTCTTCTAAGCATCGGCGCCAACTTTGTTTCCTCTCGTCTTCATTGAATCTGGAGAGATGTTGAACGCACACGCAATCTGTTTTCAAATAACGGGAGTAAAATCGTACACTGTTTGAGAATAATAATGCGGCCAACTGCATACCACTTAAACTTACTATTCTCACTAAACCCGTACGTACGACTTGTACGACCGTCTGAGTTGAAAGTGAGTCAGCAAACTCTGTTTATTTTCCAGTGACACATACAGGCCGGCCCTGTGTCCAGCGTTGGACCAATGAAGCAATTGCAAGCAAACAAAAGATGACCCACACCTTGTATCTTCTGCCGAGACCGTATGCAACGTGTATTCTTGGGTTGGGTGGGAGGTGGAGACATTTTTATCACATgttaaaatccaatttcaacaGAGTATTGATTTGGATGTTCACAGGATCGCAATATTAACCAGAGCTAGGGTACAAATAGTTTCGATACAGACCGGAGATTTCAACGACTCTTGCTACAATCTGACAAAACTCGTATCTGGCTGGATTGACCACCCTTTGAGCACAGCCTGTGGTTTGCGCATCACCCCACATTAACATAAATTCATTGATTTAACAAAAAAGCCTGACACTCGTTACACGATATAGCTGTTCAATGCATCGCCGGTTACTTTCGCATCGGCGAATCAAGAGATATCAAATCATTCGGAGCGTGGCCATCTACTATTTTCGTGGGAATTCAGCATAACATTGTGCGCGTTTATAAAAGCGTAGACAAAACAGGTGTTTTTCCCCCGTGAGGAACGAATGCATTTCAATGGATCATAGACCTCGTTGGatggtgtttttttgtttttttcgttttcatggTACCCGCACAGATATGGAGGTATATAGCACCTCTTAGTTAATTATGTGGAAATATTGAGATAACGCCGAACAGAATGATGGACGGCATGCTGCGGAGAGGTAAAATGTGCCACAAAGTCTCTTTTGAGGCTAGGAACATTtcggaaatttgtttttgtttgttctatTTCGGTCGTAAATTACTTATCATCCTTGGATGGACAGTTATAAAGTTGTAAACTTTAGTTACATTTCCGTTGCCACATGGGTAAACATTTCTGGTTGGTTTTATCAAACATAATCAACAGCAAGAATTTATCTCAATGATAAGACAAGCAGAACTTCAATGAGATGAGTTTCATTCAATTACCGTTTTCCTCGtatttgaaaacattcaaagGATCGCCGTTTTCATACAAAATCGAAATTCGATTGCTGATTGATGGTTTCGAGGATAACTATTATACCTTCCGCACATCTACGACAATgataatttccattttttttatcaaatttcgatgaataacggaatatatcaTCGGCACTATTGTTTTTAGAGGAGTTCGTTCGGTTTccaaaagataactctccgccgtcgcgattgAAGTTTGATACAGAATACGTGCGATGAATAACgtgttcaataagttcgaatacaAATTTTCATCGTTGTGTAGGTGCGCACCATGTGCATTATGTGCATTGGTTTCAGCTTCAGCCTCATATATAGGCTAACCGACACACACGGTGTCGACTTGCTgtcatttgttgtttgtttaccgCGCACGATGAAGGAGTACCGCGACGTCGTAGTAAAGTTGTTTGCGATAGGTGAGCGGCGGTTGAAATTCCACGGGGTGAAGTGGAATTTTATCTATACCATCATTCGTCGGTACCGGGAGACGGGCAAGATCCGGGCGGCCGCGTTCGGCGAGGATGCCAACAGTCATCAAGGTGGAGAGGGAGCCTGAAATGAACCGCTCGCTCCGGAAGACCGCAACTGAGCTGGATGTGTCGATCGGGAGTGCCCACATCATCATGACGAAGGAGCTGTGATACAAGCCGTGCAAGAAACGCAAGCTTCACGGGGTAACGAAAGCTACAACGAAGAAGAGGTTGGACAGATCCAAACTGATACTTTCGCAGCACGCAGATCAGGAGTTCGTGTTTTCTGATGAGATATTCTTTGTCTTGCAACAGTCGCACAATGGCCTGAATGATCGACTGTGGGCGCCGACCTTGGCCAGCATCCATCCGTCCCACATAAACATCCCGCGGTTCCAGAGCGCCGCGTCGGTGATGGTTTGGAGGGCCGTATTGTACCTGTCGTTGTAAGTGCATGAGATGCACAAAACTAGTGCGTCTTGTATCgaatattgaataaaaaaatataaaaaagggaAATACCTGAGCGTGGATGAGCGTGATGGTCCCCCGCTTCATGCCACACTCAGAACGCCGAGACGACGCTATCCCCATGCGCGAAGCACCGACACCCGCCACTAGGTGGCACTATTTTTATGGGCGAATGGCGATAGGTACCGTGTACCTAAGTACGGGCTTAGGGGGTATTCACGAGATCTAAGGTGAAtgccgtgctcccgtggccgagtggtcagCGTCCTACATTATCATGCCAGGGTTTCGGGAATCGAATTATCGAAATAATCGCGAGACAAAGGAATCTGGTTTCGAAGAAAGGGGAGTTAGGGAGTTTTGTGTGCGCCACGTGGGAAGCTTCCCCTGGTTGTAGGGTCCTATAGagtttacattgaatatgaataaCCTTCACTTTTGAGTTGAATATACCTGATGATCTTGATTGGTGGAATCGAGAGAGCACGTGCATAAAAATTTTTATTGAGTGCCACCAAGCGGCGACTAGTGACAACTCATTCATATATATGAGAAGCCTGAAATTGAGTGACAAGCTATcggataatcggagttctaATGTACATGAATCAGTGTTCTGGAGAGAGCTCAAAATCTAGATTCTGGTAAAtgtaatattgaaaaaaaaaaaattctagtgCGTAATGGCCTAGAATGATGACCGTGGCTAGGAGGCCCGGCATTCCCAATTTCTTGAAACTTCCTGTATGTATTCCTCTTTCACCTCTCTTCACACTTTCtatctttttttcaaatttccaattTAATTAGTTCGGGCGCGAAATTCTTACTACCTTAATAGGTTGAAGCCGTTTCCCGGCACTGCCTTTTTCTTATCGAGCTTTCTGTTTTTTTGTATGTGTGGAGGAAGCAATGTTTTTTCCTCTGCCTATTTAGTTGGTAACCCCGTTAATTGACGATAGGTCAACTGGACAGTGAAGCGCGGTGGGTGTTGTTTACCCAAGACTCAAACTGTTTGTGAGTGGGACAATATTATCCAGCAACCGGCGGCAAGGAATGAATTTATTTGTATATATAGGGTAAGTTGGGGGGATTTGGacatgcggggtgatttggaccactcctttatctcaaaaaatacggctcaactttattttttttataatgtcatctccttcgattgttgaaccgtatgaacctaacgtaaaaaaactttggtaaaatttaacgggtggagggaaacggtagtatgaacacagcaagcaccttgatcaaggatggaaaacaagggagcatgatgtgatttacgattaatcgcaaactgcacagatcgcaatctgtgcaaactgcgactaactattaatcctcacccatcataaccaaatgattttcccttggtaactctgagttgaccaaagcattgctagactgaaactagttcgaataattgagttactctccttcctcgttttgttttcaactcctaacaagactttgctccatgggaatgagtgtctctatgacgtacgattctcgttctctcgtccgggcgttcaatttttctttccgagcgcgtttacttcgatgaaactgggtaaaataaaaaatgcgctacagcagataggacgactttaatgtttcatgtttcacagaggatttctcagatggtgtttaaattaatcaagagactacaaacaataatccccctcaaatcactaattttatgagttaatgtaaatgcgttattggccaaggctattacgacatcgaacacgtggtcttgcgagatatatttttccgcctgcccaaatacagacctcttttttcggggccgagtaaactggtgtctagaaatgaccttgattaccttgaattaatcaaaaaacataaattagcgcaaatatgtcaacatgtgtttttttgtttaagcacgtaaatatttgctcataatttttttggattgtggcactctacataatttgtatgcagatagactatccacagtttgtggggggatggaatactcatacaactcaaatggataatgattatctgctatcacaaagctgagaaattttttgacgttttgttttactattgattcattcaaaaaaaaagctttatttttaaatgttttcttatcctgagactggctcaccatattgcactgctactaaaaccgtaggctaacttcaaggatattttttattcattttcggcgaataatcaatagagtgccgtgttatgaaacatcagaataatagcaaaaacaatattacgatcataaggtgtaggacaggttattccagacgacattggaatatattccatctgaccatctttagaaaggttaatgaccttcaaaggatatatttatcttgggcacattgaattgatgttcatgacttccagtcggacgtttattcgctctgatagtaattgtgtggtcctcacaaagcatatattccaatgccgtcagttcactgaaattattcgcataccgtttgatgataaggtaggatgttgataatcatttgctgcgatacctattgttccaacagtattcattcgacaatatgaagactgaatacctaaaattaaccagattcaaccatgcaaatctgcggtcaaagcagtatgtgcacttgagagatgcaacaagtttgaagggatataaaaaaacattagtcgttcgataaatctactgtcacatatgtcggaagtccacgatacatgaatatcatacgtccatactatttcattacatttattcgcaacgaagaacgtaaccacacagaattgaattaaccAAATATATGATCCGTTTTatccacaaaataaaaaagggtctgaaattcaatcgaatttgaaaggtgtttcgtgaagtcactaattgaattactattggtaaaattatttggagagaaatgtgaatgttcagaattattggaatctaaaaccgattttgggcgggatgagattcgcccaaatctgctggtaataaaattaatcaattgcatccattacccgtctgcagtttatcgggcgggagacgacagcaaaataaaatcgacacgagactgagtcagccactcactgcggtctgtgcaatagagaactaaaaatccctcgatgagtgtcgtaagatttcagttgatcgtctcttgttacactttccgatcaagaactcatcatccgctctatggaatgggattaatcgtttgtggcttgcactcacgataaaacttgagtagtagaagtaatgcttcgagagtgcaagcagtggggattccgctctcatattgcttttttgagatcttggtagctcaccgttccaagtattctctctgtgtacatatgaagaataaaagagcctcgcctgctgggggtgatttaaaaacatccgactagagggatatacttattcattgatcgttgaatgtgattttttaccatccctgaccttgattgtcaaaaaaaagtgagttttccgatcgtagttttatgatttttcccgctgattaaacaaactattcgtgtattgtacagtaaagttctgttcgtctacagaagaggaacaatttgatgcagcgaaactgtaagtttgataacaataaataacaTTGTTTGCATTcagaattcgaaatggtctcaatgcaatttttctggtcgggactctggccaagacacctggtatcgatcccagaacactgtttcTGATTGTAATGACATCCCAAAATAATTTAcaaaaacataagtatgtttttctcgatgaaacacacacaggaccaaatcaccccgcatcaaatttcaatgtccaaaaattatctatttttattttatgatatatttggtaatttgaagcttgatataatgattaaacatcattgattgagagaaaagaaGTGTAGCTTagtgtacaatgtgacatttttttatttagactgtattggtttggaaatattaggcgatttgcttaggaggtccaaattcccccctcaTTTCCCCTATTTGAAATTTGGGTGGAGCTCAAACTGCGCTTGGAACCAACGGTTACAGGGATAATGGAGTGTAGACTTGAGAAATACGCTTTGGAGGTCAGGAGCGGTATTGGGGAGATAATGCTTATAGACGTCGTTGTTGAAGGGTGTACATCACAAGAACTGCAACGCAAAATTCTCGAGAATGACATCGAAGTAAAACTTACTGAAGTAAAAGATCGCAACCAGATCGAAGTGTGTATACACAGAAACGTCAGTTTGTTCAGTttggaaaacaacaaaaactaaGAATCGCACCATCGGTTGGTTCTTCGCCAAACTAAGCAGAGTcgaaaataagaaaatgttCTTTGTGCGGTTTTTATGGATATGTCCATCACAAGCTCAAATGTGCCCTGCAAAGGAGGAAACTTGCCGCAGGTACCAAACTATCGGACATTTTGAATAAGTTTGACGGAAGTGTCCTGGTGTGCATCAGATTTAAATATCAGTCAAGAAGATGCAAGTTGTGCAGGTACTCCTAGCTAATATGTCGTAAAGGTTCTCTCAATATGAATTGCCTCAATAAAAATAGACGCAGAAAAGAATATCTTGTATGTATTTTAAAATGTAGtcgaacttattgaacaccCTGTACTCGCAAATATCCAGTTTACATGTTCCTTCCTAAAACTAATTTCTTCGAGACAGGACGTTTTCTGTTGGATGAATATATTATTTATTGTCATTCAGTTATATTCCCAAGTCATATGTTTGTTCCCGTAAGATCTGAAAAGATTTTAGGGCTGTTTTGCATCTTTTAACGCGAAATCTGTGAACCAAGCCTGGATATTTCCACGTTTAATCATTCGTGTTGTATTATATCGCTAACATCAGCCTGTGACAGTCGGTGGGAAAGACAAACAAAATGATGTAAACTACGGCGGCCGGAACAAATGAAATATGTCTATTGTTCTGAGACGCCGCCGCGGCCAGCATCCTCCACTTATGCGTCGCGTAATCTGCCGAATAAATTATCCACTGACGTCAATTCAATTTATGACCGACAAAAGTCGCATCCCAGCGGGATGGCTGAAAATACACGACACAATCTGCGCCGCCGAACCGTGAACGTCATCGCACTCGCACGCAGTAGGCTGGATGGGGGGGCCAATGTGGCGTGAGCGTGAAAGTTGCAAAAAATTGTCACAACAATTGTGTGCAGTGAATGTGAGGACAAAGACGCACGACCTCCTAACTTAAAATTATCTCGTTAAATCTGCGACTGCTCGTTAAATTATCACCGCCCGGCCTCTAGCGTTCAACATGAAAATTACTACTAGAAAGCGCGGGTTTGTTTGCGCTACACGTTTTGCATATTTTTATCAACTGGAATGCTGCCACTATTGTTAAACAATTCATTTACATCAACGAGAAGGGGAGGCGAATCTCAACCTTGACTCTTGAATGATTGGGATGCTGCcgcaatataaacaaaattccATCATACACGCCTCGGATGTTGGCCGAAAAAAGCACCGGTAGTTCCTTGCGTTATTACATGCCAAGACTGTCCCTCTATTTATAGATCTTTCCTGCGCGATCAACTCATCCGACCATTAGAAAGAGGATGGATACGATCGGACGAACTTCttttttttggttgttgttctGGAATGGCGCAGGGGGCAGACGTCATCTCGAAACACTCGGACTTGGATTCCATAAACACGCTGACTTTCGTTTTAAATATGGTAAATCCTACGAACACTGGCCCCATGTTGAGAACCGTTCAAATATTCGTTTTGTTGCGCTAAGTGGGGTAATGAAAGGCGTGACACGACAGCATTGCGGATTTAATCTCACGGATTTCAATATGTTGTAAACATTTAGTTTACAAATTGAAGGAATGTGAATGATGAATACATCTGGTAGACATTGGTGACACAGTTTGTGTAGAAGTGCTTGTTTACACGAGTTTTTTGAAGATGGATAATACAGATAATACTCATCAAGTAAGAGGTGCCATTGTTCTATTGATTCACTCTGTTGATCTTGAATTGTGTTTTATTCGGTCTGATTCtgcgcggcgtgtgaggtgagatgacaattgtcacgtatgtcacgcgattccaccagacGTATggcgtgagaaatctcacttgaatgaactctcaccgtattcccgctctcaaatctatgtgacgattgtcacatgaattgggatttctaggtgacaatcgtcgaaatgtcttgaggtgtcgacagtgcataaaagcaaatgaaaaatggaagaggaagaataaatgttttcacagtACCAGTGGAATAGCAAGTAATTCTAATTTCTTGTGAAAGCGGTAGTTATCTGAATTATCCCTCGATCGGACGAATATGCACTTCGGAATATTTCCATTACatgaaattaatttattttctctgAAATATATCTATTACATGGATCATGTATTTCATCTGTCTAGCCGCGAGTCATCATCACCGAGCTACATATACATTCCAGAAGCCGTGGTATACGCTGGAGCCGGAGCCACAGCCCAACATAAACGAAAGTTTAAAACTTCACAGGATACAATCAACCGTTTCACTTTGCTTGTTGAGCAAACTAAATTCCAATCAAATGgctgcaaattcggcagaatgtctCGATCGAACGAAAATGTTTATGCTAAAAACGGGCCAAGTAAATTCAGATCTATAGATATGGCACTGACTgtagcaaaacaaatatctgacctctctgagcgaaatgaataaaattctaggatgccagatgatttttctcGAACATATGCGATAAAAACCTGAAATATctgtaaatatgtgctaatgtctgcGGCACTGgccagcttcgtttatcatttggaaccaataatgttttgtcaatattttaagtagcctgcagcaggaataaaaggttgtgaCAAACGTGAACATATTTGTGAATGTGGCATCTCGGAtctgatttggcaaccagcagaatgaacacCTTGTCACATGcagttcatcctctcacatatATAAAATGAACCTCTTACGGCATCCGATACGACtataggaatagagtgaggagagttgcgtgatggtgatgtgacaattgtcatctcacctcacacgccacgcagaatcaGGCCGTATTATTCACCTCAGCGTCGGCTTTTCACCAAAACGAAGCGGACCCACGATAAGTGAGTAGAAGAAGGAGATCTTGTTTATACCAAGGATTCCACAGGTAATGAGAAGAGAAAGGAAAGTATATAACTCGGAAAGCATATCTGttattatgtatttttatttcttttcaggTGTTAGTATACAACGCGGCCAAGCCAGAATCGATGGGAGATCGAGGAAGGAAGAGAAGTAGGTTTTTTTTGTGGCTACTCACGCACGATGCCCGCAAACGGATGTCAATCTCGTCGGTTCCAGCAACGATGAGTGGGGACTAGGATCGACCAGTCCTCACTGTACTATCTCCTGCTCAGCGTTCGGTTGACTCACCCGTTGACGTATGGAGCAACGATGACAATGGACACGTTGACCACTGGCACTTTCTAGCTCTATGCGTTCTCCGTCGGACCAAGGCGAGTAGGGTTGAACTTCGCACGACCGTTGCGATTCCCGGGAATTCGATGTTTACCACTCTTATTTTCTCTCGCACGGAACTTCTTCAAGAAAAACTTCTTTTGAAGTATCGACTCCGTAGTAACTTTTCAATGCATAATCTTCGACAGTCGGTAGCCAAGCAGCAATTGATCATTTTCCACTTCCCTTTCAGACTccaatttttcttttccaacTCTCTTTCCTTTTAATTTCTCAGCTCGTAGATATTCTCTCTCTTCTTGCTTTTCATTTCCTCTACTTCTTCCTTTTCAGACCGGAAATTTGCTGACCAATTGACGGTTTTTACTACTGCTTTTGGTTAGTTTCGCAGGTAGTTTCTTTTTGACGGCTTCGTTCAGGTGAGTATGGATGATAAGTGGGTAAGTATtggtttatatatttatttaaatttatagGTTCAAACCTCATCcctcttttattctttttttttgttccggttTCACTAGCGAACCATAACAGAGTAACTAATTGCAAGAAGTTTGAATTTCTTCTAAAAGCGGTAGTGAATCTATTATCCCTCGATCGGACGCTTGTGTACTGACCGGAGCGAAAATATCGTTGTAGTCTTCACCGTACCTTCACCTTCACCTTCACCGTTGtgtaaaatcttgcacgagTCGTGCTTTATGCTTTACCACTTTTCCGTTATCATCTCGCTTGTTTTTTATATAACCACTTGCTCCCAATTACCATCAGGCGACAGCACCAGGTCTCCGATGCTGTTTTCAATATGAGACTTCAGCTTCTCCTGCATCGCTTGGAACCATTCCGACTTCTCATAACACAATAAGGCTTACCTCAAGTTTCGCGGTTCTTCCGTTTCAGTTTTAACGTAGTTGATCTCTTCCACCAGCCGCTGTGCCGGAACCCCTTTGGTCGACCGCGCTAAACGACGAGCGAAATCCTCCGTCTGAAACCCCTCGAACGCTTCACCATCGGAAGCACTGTCATATTCACTAGAGTAATCCAATTGTTCTCCCGTTTCTGCCGGCAAGTTTTCTACCGCCACCGGAAACTGCTTGAACGATACAATAATTTCCTTTAGAACTGTTATCCCGCCTGAACCAAATACTCTTTCCTGCTCACCTTCAACAACCAGCTCGAGAAAATGTGCGCCCCTACTGATTGTCAACCGGTTCGTGGCCGGATGGAATTTTGTGGAACCAAACCCCGCTGCAGAGATCTTCCCATCGGCCAGGCCGATGCTAATGGTTGTCGGACTCACTTCCTCCAGAATCGATGCGTTGCTGGTCATTTGAGAGGTGGCCCCTGAGTCGAGGAACCACAACGTAGAACCACCTTCCGGTACAGGTCCAGCCGTAAAACACACCTCATCCGCTTTTTGTTTATCTCCTGCAACAACTAAGTGCGTTTTCTGATTAGAAGCTTTGCTCGCAGCTTCGTTTTCCTCCGTCGTCTTCGCTTGTCGATCTTTTCCAGCTTGCGGCAGTCGTGCCGGAAATGTCCTTCCTTGCCACAATTGTGACAGACTGTTTCCTTCTTCTTTTCGGGCTGTGTTAGCTTCACTCCAACCTTGAACACTTGTTCCGCATCTCCGCACGAACTTCCATTTTCTACGCGCTTTCTCCACTCCTCTAGTAGCTTCCCTTTAACAAACTTCAAGTTCGAGTCGTCTTCTAGTCGGCTTTCCAAGGTGGTTATCAACCCATCGCATGACCCTTGCAGGCTGGATAAAATAGGCGTCACAAGCCAATATTCCTTCAGTGAATCGCCCGTACTCGAAAGGAGGGTCGAGTGTTTTCGGCGAGATGTTCAGCCATATTTCCATGCTCCG
Protein-coding sequences here:
- the LOC129770542 gene encoding abnormal spindle-like microcephaly-associated protein homolog — translated: MHIQPSSPNSSHSEDDAATKIQAGFRGYRVRKQMRQNKSTSGTSGVGGSSVAGQQRSPKAGKKHSASLEDNSATKIQAGIRGFLVRKRQKMATEAATKIQAGFRGFKTRKELKTNKKEK